In Lycium ferocissimum isolate CSIRO_LF1 chromosome 3, AGI_CSIRO_Lferr_CH_V1, whole genome shotgun sequence, the genomic window gtTAAAAAGAGCACATTTTGTAATTACTTAACTATATTATATTTCAACAGGTACAACTATTCCATGCACCGTAACAATTACTACCAAGTGAATGAAACCCAAATATTATGTGTAATGAATTTTCCTAAATAGTTGTTCCTAGTACAAACTATAAAGAATGGAACCAAAAACTAGCTCATGAGGAAGATTGTCCAAGCCCATATAAGTAGACCAATTAAGTTCCCCATCCCTAGCCGATGTGGGAGAACTCAACACAAAACGTGCATTTCCTACATATTGCATGCAAATGCTTATAGTTGCGTATAAAAGAGATACTATAGGAGTACGAAATCTTCATTTGTTTCCTTTAGTAGTATACAGTACGTATTAACTATTTATACAGGGTTGAAGCGTACAGGTAAGAGCTGCAGGTCAAGATGGTTGAATTATTTGCGGCCTAATTTACAACGAGGAAAACTTACTCCTCAAGAGCAGCTTCTTATTTTACTGCTTCATTTTCGCTTTGGAAATCAGTGAGTTATACATATGTATCCACTCCTTCCTCTCTTTGCCTTTTGTTAGTATTTTCGAATTATTGGTGAGTTTATCCGCTTAACATTtacttattttatataaaagaTGGACAAAGATTGCAGAGAACTTGCCAGGAAGAAGTGATAACGATGTTAAAAATTACTGGAGAACCAAAGTACAAAAGCATGCAAAAGAGCTGCATTGCGACGTCAATAGCCAGCAATTTCGAGACTTCCTTCTATATCAATGGCTGCCCTCTCTGGCTGAACAAATACGCGCCCCATcatcgtcttcttcttcttctacttctCACATGAGTAACGCTGAAATCATGATGCATAATACTCCTAATTTTGTTCAAACTGGGATTAATGGATCCACTAACATGACATGTCCAAACGTTGTCGCATCGGCGGATTCCTTCGAAGCTGAAGTTACAGTACCGCTGATAGATGATAGTAATATTTGGAACAGCTTGTCTAGCTTTGAAGATGGTTTTTCTGATTTCTCAAGCCCAGATATGGCGGTTTATGAGGATCAGTACTGTAACAATTGGACAAGTGCAACCTCAGAAATATTTCCAGATGAAACGCTATGTTTGGATGCTATGGACCTTTGGCGCTTTCCTTAATTAGAGGTGTAAAGCGTAATGTAAAAGACTAAAATACTACTATTACTGCTTACTTTAGTGATTTAGCTGGCCgccaggggcggagctacagtGTAACATGGGGTTCGGTGGAACCCAGTAACTTTTGCGTAGACTGTgtatttgtattagaaaatcTAGTAAATATATAGTAGTATATAAATTTAAGTGCGAACCCACTTACAAAAGCAAGATAATGGTCTAGTGGCAAGCATGAAGAAATTTAAGCGCCCGTGTCCAAAGCTGTAGGTTCGTAGCCTCACagcatttttttccctttttgctaAGCACATAATATGTACGtacacttttttttcctttgataGACGATTTTGCCCTTTCTGCTACAtaagcattttttttataaaaaaaaaaaaaagaagctttattttaaaaaacataagattgacaattaaaaatgtaaaaagaaCGTTCCGctctaaaacaaaaaagattctCCGTTTCTTTCACAAACATCaaaccaaaaatcagatttGTACAAAGATCCAAAACCTATTTggtcttcttcatcttcaaaaCTAAAATAGTTTTTGCCCACCAGCCACCCATCCTGCCAAAGTCCAAACCTCCGGGCTGGTGACTGATACTTACAGGAACTCTTCAGTTTATCGcttatttaaatatattaaataccAGTATTTGTTGGTTAGTTTGGGGGTTGTTATACATTAGTTTGATGACGTTGTCATGTCTTAAAATTCCGAACCCCCAAACCTCAAATCCTAGCTCCACATCTGCGGGCCGCTATTGCAATATTTGCTCTTTCACCTACATGTATCTCTCTCTATCATACATGCCCCAAGACGTCAACTTTTTTCCATGCATGTAGTACTCcgtatataattaatacatgtgttATGTCTATGACATAACTCCCTCTATTCCAATTTTAGCTCACGCTTTTTGCCTATCAAGAAGTAATTGAAATCTTCGAAGCTAAATAGGATTAATTAGATCAGTTagatattttaaaactaaaatgtTTAGATTCAAAACTATACCAAAAATgctacataaattgaaaaaaaaaatacattttagaATGTTGAtcaaaattcacataatataaaTATCGAGAAGTGTAAAGTGTCACGAAAACTGAAACggagaaatgaattaattattAGCATCAACAAGCAATCGATATATGTCACGATCAAGGGTGtatttgttttctttaaaaccCCAATTTGATGTAtcactccctccgtctcaatttatgtggcacttttcgcttttcaagAGTCAATTTTACTaaagtttgaagttaaattggattagattaacttaatattttaagattaaaatttatatatttgaaaactacatgaaaattACTATAAGTTgtaacttttctcatatcaatttggtgaaaaaatgcATCTTAAAATGTTTGTCAAAGTTCATGTAGTTTGAATTTCGAGAAGCgaaa contains:
- the LOC132049058 gene encoding transcription factor JAMYB-like; amino-acid sequence: MDISVEMRKGPWSSDEDSKLIHYISLLGQGRWDSLAHFAGLKRTGKSCRSRWLNYLRPNLQRGKLTPQEQLLILLLHFRFGNQWTKIAENLPGRSDNDVKNYWRTKVQKHAKELHCDVNSQQFRDFLLYQWLPSLAEQIRAPSSSSSSSTSHMSNAEIMMHNTPNFVQTGINGSTNMTCPNVVASADSFEAEVTVPLIDDSNIWNSLSSFEDGFSDFSSPDMAVYEDQYCNNWTSATSEIFPDETLCLDAMDLWRFP